A genomic segment from Asterias amurensis chromosome 6, ASM3211899v1 encodes:
- the LOC139938356 gene encoding lissencephaly-1 homolog isoform X1: MVLSQRQREELNKAIADYLRSNGYENALHEFQKEADLPGDVERKYNGLLEKKWTSVIRLQKKVMDLECKLNETEKEYTTGGPNQKRSPTEWIPRPPERYSLTGHRSTITRVLFHPVYSVMVTASEDATIKVWDYEAGDFERTLKGHTDSVQDICFDHTGKILASCSADMTVKLWDFQAYECIKTMHGHDHNISSVSFMPTGDFVVSGSRDKTIKMWEVATGYCVKTFQGHREWVRMVKVNYDGSLLASASNDQTVRVWVVATKECKLELREHDHVVECVSWAPECAHPTINEAIGAELTLVNKIDGKQTKKNQRSGPFLVSGSRDKSIKVWDVSAGVCIITLTGHDNWVRGVLFHPGGKFIVSASDDKTIRVWDYKNRRCQKVLNAHTHFVTSLDFHKSAPFIISGSVDLSVKVWECR; the protein is encoded by the exons cctgGAGATGTAGAAAGAAAGTACAACGGACTCCTGGAGAAGAAATGGACTTCAGTGATCAGACTACAGAAGAAGGTGATGGACCTGGAGTGCAAACTGAATGAGACGGAGAAGGAATATACCACAGGAGGACCTAACCAGAAACGTTCTCCAACAGAGTGGATACCGCGACCTCCAGAGCGTTACTCACTGACCGGCCATCGTAGCACTATAACTAGAGTATTGTTCCACCCTGTATACAGTGTTATGGTCACAGCTTCTGAAGATGCTACGATAAAG GTTTGGGATTATGAGGCTGGTGACTTTGAACGTACTCTCAAAGGTCACACGGACAGTGTACAAGATATATGCTTCGATCACACAGGAAAAATACTAG CATCATGCTCGGCTGACATGACAGTTAAGCTTTGGGACTTTCAGGCGTATGAGTGCATTAAAACAATGCACGGCCATGATCACAACATCTCATCCGTTAGCTTCATGCCCACCGGTGACTTTGTCGTGTCTGGGTCCAGGGACAAGACAATCAAAATGTGGGAGGTGGCCACAGG GTATTGTGTAAAGACGTTTCAAGGTCACAGGGAATGGGTGAGGATGGTGAAAGTGAACTATGACGGCTCCTTGCTAGCGAGTGCTTCCAATGACCAG ACTGTGCGAGTATGGGTGGTAGCCACCAAGGAATGCAAGCTAGAGCTGAGGGAACATGATCATGTTGTAGAGTGTGTCAGCTGGGCACCAGAGTGCGCTCATCCCACCATCAATGAAGCTATCGGTGCAGAA CTGACTCTGGTTAATAAAATTGATGGCAAGCAG ACGAAGAAGAACCAGAGGTCAGGACCATTCTTGGTGTCAGGATCCAGAGACAAGAGCATCAAGGTGTGGGATGTTAGCGCTGGTGTCTGCATTATAACCCTG ACTGGTCATGATAACTGGGTGCGAGGAGTTTTATTCCATCCAGGAGGCAAGTTTATAGTGAGTGCGTCTGATGATAAGACCATTAGGGTGTGGGATTATAAGAATCGACGCTGTCAGAAGGTTCTCAACGCACACACACACTTTGTCACCTCCCTCG ATTTCCACAAGTCCGCTCCGTTCATCATCAGCGGTAGCGTTGACCTGTCTGTCAAAGTCTGGGAGTGCCGTTAA
- the LOC139938356 gene encoding lissencephaly-1 homolog isoform X2, whose protein sequence is MVLSQRQREELNKAIADYLRSNGYENALHEFQKEADLPGDVERKYNGLLEKKWTSVIRLQKKVMDLECKLNETEKEYTTGGPNQKRSPTEWIPRPPERYSLTGHRSTITRVLFHPVYSVMVTASEDATIKVWDYEAGDFERTLKGHTDSVQDICFDHTGKILASCSADMTVKLWDFQAYECIKTMHGHDHNISSVSFMPTGDFVVSGSRDKTIKMWEVATGYCVKTFQGHREWVRMVKVNYDGSLLASASNDQTVRVWVVATKECKLELREHDHVVECVSWAPECAHPTINEAIGAETKKNQRSGPFLVSGSRDKSIKVWDVSAGVCIITLTGHDNWVRGVLFHPGGKFIVSASDDKTIRVWDYKNRRCQKVLNAHTHFVTSLDFHKSAPFIISGSVDLSVKVWECR, encoded by the exons cctgGAGATGTAGAAAGAAAGTACAACGGACTCCTGGAGAAGAAATGGACTTCAGTGATCAGACTACAGAAGAAGGTGATGGACCTGGAGTGCAAACTGAATGAGACGGAGAAGGAATATACCACAGGAGGACCTAACCAGAAACGTTCTCCAACAGAGTGGATACCGCGACCTCCAGAGCGTTACTCACTGACCGGCCATCGTAGCACTATAACTAGAGTATTGTTCCACCCTGTATACAGTGTTATGGTCACAGCTTCTGAAGATGCTACGATAAAG GTTTGGGATTATGAGGCTGGTGACTTTGAACGTACTCTCAAAGGTCACACGGACAGTGTACAAGATATATGCTTCGATCACACAGGAAAAATACTAG CATCATGCTCGGCTGACATGACAGTTAAGCTTTGGGACTTTCAGGCGTATGAGTGCATTAAAACAATGCACGGCCATGATCACAACATCTCATCCGTTAGCTTCATGCCCACCGGTGACTTTGTCGTGTCTGGGTCCAGGGACAAGACAATCAAAATGTGGGAGGTGGCCACAGG GTATTGTGTAAAGACGTTTCAAGGTCACAGGGAATGGGTGAGGATGGTGAAAGTGAACTATGACGGCTCCTTGCTAGCGAGTGCTTCCAATGACCAG ACTGTGCGAGTATGGGTGGTAGCCACCAAGGAATGCAAGCTAGAGCTGAGGGAACATGATCATGTTGTAGAGTGTGTCAGCTGGGCACCAGAGTGCGCTCATCCCACCATCAATGAAGCTATCGGTGCAGAA ACGAAGAAGAACCAGAGGTCAGGACCATTCTTGGTGTCAGGATCCAGAGACAAGAGCATCAAGGTGTGGGATGTTAGCGCTGGTGTCTGCATTATAACCCTG ACTGGTCATGATAACTGGGTGCGAGGAGTTTTATTCCATCCAGGAGGCAAGTTTATAGTGAGTGCGTCTGATGATAAGACCATTAGGGTGTGGGATTATAAGAATCGACGCTGTCAGAAGGTTCTCAACGCACACACACACTTTGTCACCTCCCTCG ATTTCCACAAGTCCGCTCCGTTCATCATCAGCGGTAGCGTTGACCTGTCTGTCAAAGTCTGGGAGTGCCGTTAA